The Ochotona princeps isolate mOchPri1 chromosome 26, mOchPri1.hap1, whole genome shotgun sequence genome contains a region encoding:
- the SIX6 gene encoding homeobox protein SIX6 produces the protein MFQLPILNFSPQQVAGVCETLEESGDVERLGRFLWSLPVAPAACEALNKNESVLRARAIVAFHGGNYRELYHILENHKFTKESHAKLQALWLEAHYQEAEKLRGRPLGPVDKYRVRKKFPLPRTIWDGEQKTHCFKERTRHLLREWYLQDPYPNPSKKRELAQATGLTPTQVGNWFKNRRQRDRAAAAKNRLQQQVLCQGSGRALRAEGEGISEVLGVAASPAASLSSKAATSAISITSSDSECDI, from the exons ATGTTCCAGCTGCCCATCTTGAATTTCAGCCCCCAGCAAGTGGCCGGGGTATGCGAGACCCTGGAGGAGAGCGGCGACGTGGAGCGCTTGGGTCGCTTCCTGTGGTCGCTGCCCGTGGCCCCTGCGGCCTGCGAGGCTCTCAACAAGAATGAGTCGGTGCTCCGCGCACGAGCCATCGTGGCCTTTCACGGCGGCAACTACCGCGAGCTCTACCACATCCTGGAAAACCACAAGTTCACCAAGGAGTCTCACGCCAAGCTCCAGGCGCTGTGGCTCGAGGCGCACTACCAGGAGGCAGAGAAGTTGCGCGGCCGGCCGCTGGGGCCGGTGGACAAGTACCGCGTCCGGAAGAAGTTCCCGCTGCCACGCACCATTTGGGACGGCGAACAGAAGACGCACTGCTTCAAGGAGCGCACGCGGCACCTGCTGCGGGAGTGGTATCTGCAGGACCCGTACCCCAACCCGAGCAAAAAGCGTGAGCTCGCCCAGGCAACAGGACTGACCCCCACGCAGGTGGGCAACTGGTTCAAAAACCGCCGACAAAGGGATCGGGCGGCTGCAGCCAAGAACAG actccagcagcaagTTCTCTGTCAAGGCTCCGGGCGGGCGCTGCGAGCTGAGGGCGAGGGCATATCCGAGGTGCTGGGCGTCGCTGCCAGCCCGGCCGCCAGTCTATCCAGCAAGGCAGCCACATCGGCCATCTCCATCACATCCAGCGACAGTGAGTGCGACATCTGA